The DNA region CCAGCACCGTCCGTGCGACGTCGCGCTCGAGGATGGCGTTGGTCGCGGTCGTGGTCCCGTGGCACATGAGGCGCGCGGCGTCACCGGACCCGTCCGCGTCGAGCCCGTTGGCGACCCCCACACCCTGGTCGTCGGGCGTCGTCGGGGTCTTGACGGCGCGCGGCCGCAGCGTGGTGCCGCCGCGTGCCACGATGACCACGTCGGTGAACGTGCCACCGACGTCGACGCCCGCGGCATGGTCATCGCCCACGGGGCACGCTCCACGACGTCTGGTTCACACGCATCACTCCGCACCGTCCAGCCGGACCGCCGGCCTATCGCCTCCTGGAGGCCCGATGTCCCCAGATCCTTCCACCGTCCTGCTGCATGCCATGCCGCCGCCGTCTCCCGGTGACCCGGCCGGCTCGAAGCTGATCATGTCCAGCTACCTGGTGTCGTCGGGTACCGCCGAGGCGTCCGACTACCTCCGCGGCGATCACCCCAACTGGCGGGTGGTCGAGCGCGGCCTGGGTGCGCTGGAGGAGGCCGACGCCGTGCTGTTCGCCTCGGGACAGGCGGCATCGCACGCGCTGCTCGCGGATCTTGCACGCACCCACCGTCGGATCGTCGTCCCCGGCGACGGCTACTACAACACCCGGGCCCTGGCGCACCTGGTCGGCGTGGCCACCGGTGTCGAGGTGCGTGCGGTCGATCTGCTCGACGCGGCCGCGGTCGACGGAGCGGTCGCCGTGGATGACGCCGCGCTGTGGGTCGAGACGCCGACCAATCCGCTCCTGCGCGTCGCCGACCTCGCGCGCCTCGGCGACATCTGCCGACGCCGCGGCGCCCGGATGGTCGCCGACAACACCGTCGCGACCGCGGTCCTGCAGCAACCCGGGCGCTTCGGCGCCACCGCCACCGTCTACTCGCTGACGAAGGCGGCCGCCGGCCACTCCGACCTGGTGCTCGGGGCGGTCGTGACGCGCGATGGTGCGCTGGCGGACAGGCTGCGGGAGTGGCGGACGCTGACCGGCGGGATCCCGGGGGCGTTCGAGGCAT from Euzebyales bacterium includes:
- a CDS encoding PLP-dependent transferase; translation: MSPDPSTVLLHAMPPPSPGDPAGSKLIMSSYLVSSGTAEASDYLRGDHPNWRVVERGLGALEEADAVLFASGQAASHALLADLARTHRRIVVPGDGYYNTRALAHLVGVATGVEVRAVDLLDAAAVDGAVAVDDAALWVETPTNPLLRVADLARLGDICRRRGARMVADNTVATAVLQQPGRFGATATVYSLTKAAAGHSDLVLGAVVTRDGALADRLREWRTLTGGIPGAFEAWLAARSLATLPLRLAAQSASALEIAHHLEHRDVVTAVHHPGLAPHRTVADRQMTGYGPLLSFEVAGGAAAADTVVAAAELIRPGTSFGGVVSSWERRARWPGESAPPGLIRLSVGVEGVADLIADIDGALTAAAG